In Spea bombifrons isolate aSpeBom1 chromosome 5, aSpeBom1.2.pri, whole genome shotgun sequence, the sequence TTTAAAAAGGACACATTCAAATCGGGGTCTGATGTGGACATCCCAACTGCTACAAGTGTAttttacttggaaaaacatactGAAGTAAAACAGACTGTGCTTTAACGTGATGCAATGTGGTCTCTCATTGCTTGTGTGGAGAAATGGCTGATCCTTTCACCTAGTGTCTCGTGGCAGAAAATAACATGACATTTTGGcaaatggatacattttaagGAATGTCTCAATATGATTTACTTTTTACGATATGACATTGGTTTACAGAAATGTTTGTAGAAAAAACAGACAGCACATGAAATCTGATAGagtgtaaaatatgttttatttttaggagaATTACATATGAAAACTTACCTCTGTTACTTCCTGAGCGCCTCTAGGTGCACATTTTATACTGGCAAAATTAGAATTGTGCAAATTGACCAAAACAAGATGGGCAAAtctttaatttagtttttaggccatttgttttctgacaatgaattttgtttcttgCCCTTTCGGTTTGGATGAGGATCGAAGGGCTTTTTCCATTAGACTaaactaaatttgttttttgtctATTTCCACCAGCCTGGTATGTATAGATGAGAAAACATTAACAGACAGATGAGATGTAATTTGATTCCATggatttatatgaaaatatctAAATACAGGGTATATTGGTACAGTACATGTCATAATGTTAcaaaaagacacattttatgtgaattttaaATTACTCTAAAGCACTAGAAGATTCCATAAAACCGTAACAGCTTTAAacttgtatataaataaaagcaataataataatatcgtatttgctcgattataagacaaccccccaaaatatgaatattaatttaggaaaagaaatatatagaataagactatcctataggaaaaatgttttactagtagaTATTAACTCCCCATGTAAACcatgttttgcttttatttgccaacctgccctccagttatgcacatctgccccccagatatgccttataccccctgtatgccattctgcctcccagatatggcttatacccccccatatgccactctgccccccagaaatgccttatgacccaccctatatgtcactctgcctctctccgtTTTTTACTGCTTGGGAAAGCTGCTTCATTCACACACAGAACCTGTGAGTGGTGTCCCATGAACATAGGGTTAACTATTTAGTCTGATTACACACCAcagcatagaatttgacagcagataagaacattCATTCCTTGGTcatgtcttacattcaggatagcTTAATGCTTAacccatacatgtttacattcctacgtattagcctttaccacctTCAGTGTGAAGTAAAACTGCTATACATTTAGGGGCTCTACTAAAAAATTAAGAATTTTGctttaataaattattcaaaagctctatttttttaaactaaaaaaagttCATTCAGTACAGCGCCCCAACGTGTTCACCCCAACAAAAGTTAGTCGGATATTTAACATTGTTAGACAGCACAATACCAATGCAATGATCAAatacaaaatcatttttaatttatttattatacaggaCAACATTTTTCTCTTGGAATTTTAGTTAGAATAAGAAACTCATGTTATAGACATTTGCTTAAACATTAGTTTTAGAAGTTGTGTTAATTGCCTCCTGCACTGGAGAAACAGTTTTGTtcagatattaaaatattttaactgttttaccaaatatatccattaaaaatacaaaaaaacctctAAACTGCACCATTGTTTAGATCTGCATagaattacataaaaaatctgtaaaaacagGCACCGTCAGGAATATGGTAGtgtatattacatcatataaaacaattataatgtattttccttgcaAGAAATATTAATAGGCAAGCAATCAGTTACAAATGATACACATGGCTATAAAAAtgttgacaaaaaaaacaaaaaaaaaaaacaacaaatgttaGTGGTATTTGTATAGTCATGTTTATGCATGCCACAGCTTAAAAGTATTTctacttttgttaaaaaattatagTTAAgagttttgtcatttttaccatatgtctGTTAAACCATGATTTTCAATATTTGATGAAcctgcacaaattatacatcaatTTGTTCAGGAGAGGTAGagccttcttttaaaatcataaaaatacataaatcactATTAGTGAAGCCAgattaaaaaaactatactacagtaagaaaaacaaatcttGTATACTGTAGGTGCCACAGCTGAACAGTGACCTAATGTATCTCCTAATTACAGTCATACCACACATCCATcctttacatattacattttttaatactattaattaatacaattaatacAATGGGCTTTGgaggtagtgttttttttttatttatttattttttttacttgtagtggCAGGGTTaagtgacatttaaaaaaaaaactcttgttTGTTCCTAGTGCAGTTTGGCTCAGACATCACTGGGCTCccaataatttttatttcattttttcatatttttttttcccttctcctgATCTGAAGTGTGTGCAATATTAGCCAGAAGGGGGAGCAATTGGAAATCTCTGCAGGGTCTAGAAAGACCTTGTTGAGTCTCTCCTGTGCTCCAGTGAACTTTCGGTGGGCATCAGATCTCACGTTCGGATGTTCGGACATTCcttgtataacagtgtaccGCTGCTCAATAGAGTCTGATCTCCTGCCGCTGCTACAAAGTCAGCACGTAAAACAGTACATCTTGGCACAGTGGTGCAAACGGGTTAATTATCTTGAAAAGTGGTATTATGTATTGCTTTAAAAAACGTAAACCATTCTTTATAGAATAGCACCCATGGTTACTTGAGTTCTCCAGCAACATTCCTTCATAAGAAACTAGAGACACTTAAGGAATGATTGAGTACCTCAGCTGCTATATAATATAGATCACATGCTGAATTTCCAACACGCCTTGTAATTTCAAGGGTTTCTtcataaaattgtaaaaatatattttttccacagATTCCCATTATCAATTGTAGATAATCCATGTCTTGGGGCTATATTGTCTCAGATATACTGAGAAGATAGTTTTCAGAGCTCATGATGtaatccgcccattcctcactaAGTTCAGCCATTGGTGGACCTGTCCCTCCATATTCTGGGGGAAGAATATTCCCAGAAAAATGATTGTGAAGGGACGACAAATAGTTACATCCATGCAAGTGGACCTGAAAGAAATTTTTATAAGAAAGTATTACACAtgcatgaaatgttttttttttaatttattaaaaaaataacatttaataaaacttgtaaaaactcaatatttgaaaaacagtTTTAGTTATAAAGAAGTCACAGGTGCATGATGTGGAGGTTATTTTTGcactgtaatatgtgtgtagtCAGGAGTAATAAGATATGGCTGATCAAAATATACGCAAGAGGATATACACCACATTTTCTTTACGGTCAGAAAATGTATGCCATTCTGTAATTATTACAgttatatttactaaaaaagccattttaaatttgtattaCTAAATGATGGGAAAATTAAGATTCGTAAGAAGACAGGTACAATGGAAAaagtggaggagagtgaggTGATATAATTGCTTCTACAGTCTTTATAAACTGGAATAGTATTAACATTAACCACCTTCAGTCTCCTGTAGACGTACATGTACGTCCTAAAAAGGCACACAATAAAGCCATTTAGAACACACATGTACGTCCTGACTTTTTTTGTAGCAGCAGGGACATCTCCCTGCCACTACATGTTAGATCAGACTGTCTTTTGAAAGGCTGTGCTTCCCCCGTCATGAATCGCTGGCTTCCTGCATGTACCAGGTGCTGATCGTCAGCTGGTACATGAGGAATGCCCCGATCACAGGATCTTGTACCACTGCTGACGTCAACCAGAATGTCAttggagggcaggatatccccttAGAGTCCAATTGCTCTTCATAGTGGCCGatcacacacatagcaatcccCGCTGCAAGTCTATGGAGTGCAGGAGGTTCTCATGGAAGAGAGTGAGAAATAATGTTTCTCCCTCTTCCAATAGGTGGAaaaagtgtaaaagaaaaaacaaaattactggCATAAGAACATGTTTGAGAAGTCACTAGATGGATCTCTATCCATATTGCACGAATAGCCGTGCAAAaagtaatatctatatataaaaaaaattacaaaagccCTTACATCCTATTGCCCTAGCTCTATGTGTAAGAAGTATAACCCCACCCCTGTTCACTACCCCCAAACCAGTTAAGCcataactattaaaaatactactatagggtactatgtaagggatggattcggccctgtagaaaaaaaatgggttaTTTGTGTAGCTGCATCAAACATAGAAAAGGGGAATCTTAATTAAACCCACACatgttaaaaaaggcaaaaaagcaACAGGACTCGAGGTATCAAAGctctgggactgaaggggttaactaatTCCCATTTTACAAACACAGACTTATTGCAGGAATAGCATTAAAGCACACCATTTTTCGCATAACACAGGTCTAAGTAATTGTTGCTTCATCTTTTGACAATAGTTTTGTTGATTTGAAATGCATTTCACTCTACAACATTGCTAAGGAAATTCACAAAGTATTGTAATATGATCACAGTGCTTTCGGCTAATTCTTTATCATGCAATAAAGAGAAACTGATCATCTTACTTTCTGTAATTATTATCTAGGTCAGAAGTGAAATAAAACCTGGTTTGTGCTATAGACATAAGCTGCAGAGAAAAGGGAATGTAATAGGATGCCAATGTGTGTAGTATAACCGATTTTTACAAAAGAACAAATCGAAGAAAGGGTTTGTAATAGCATTTTACACTTATTTTGTACAGggatgtgaaaaagtatttgccccctcCCAATTTCttattctatttttgcttaacCACATTTAAAAGGTAAAGAGTAAACCAAAACCTACATCATGCatgtaaaaaagtaattgtCCCTAACCCTAATAACTGGTTACGCCATAGCACTGTACATTTCTTTCTGCTCACTCACccgttgttttattttttcaggcaGAAATGGCTTAATCAATGCAAAGACAGGATAGAAGAACAAGGGTTCATTTATAAGGTGTATTCCACGGACCTTCAGAGGGAAAGAATCCTAAAAAGAACCATAAAGGCATTATGACATGGCTTGTCTTATCACAGATTATGTAATGCATACTCACGCCATTAATCAGATATGTCACTGTAAATGAAGAAGAGCTATGTAATGGTGTTTAAAATAAGTTATCAGCAACATATACTTAAACATCCACCATCTTGTGTGCTATTCCTCTGCATGCTTACGTCttgtgtatgtgttctagcacTGTTACCTTAGCCCATTTATCATACTGATTTATGTTAAACTACAGAATGTCTTGGGTATTAATAACCATGAGGGACCCTCTGACAAATGGAAGTTCATGGAGGAAATAATCAGCCAAGTCAGTGTGGGATTGAAACCAGAAAAAGCCACCTAAATACAGAAATTGCCTAAAACAGCAGcttccagatctgcagataaagaaagTGTATCAACTTTTCTTCAAAGTTAAACTATTTTGTTATGTACAGCTTTcgtaacattttttcttttatattaccatgagataaagagaagaatgagaccaaggactgattaaggtttgagtctttacagcgggaaaaaaaataacagactagatgagccaaatggttaTCTggtgtcaaattctatgtttccatgtgtcATCGGTAACATTTAAGAGTTTAACTCCTTCAGTCCCaagggtttttggtacctcaagtcccagagcgaTTATTCTCCATTCCTgcaaatagtgtacccatgtaacctatatattgtttttttttcaaaggagagagagggctttcttttgataccatagttagataattcgctgaaaatttaggatgagacaTTTAGTAAAagctagcgaaaattagaaaaaaaactattttttatatattttctcctctgaatcctcacaaaattaggtaaagtgacagaaaatcTCCTCCACGGTTTATCAATTCGGGTGTCTTGATTACacaaatacctaatttatatagaatttccatacttccacagcacttatagggaacatactataaggtgtacattattctttacaaagccatagagtttttacattaaaataaaccaaaaatacccactaaagtatatatttctgtaaagcagacaacttATCTTATAAGGGGTGTTTAGGCACTCTTCATGCAgttatttggccaccaatcactgtcaaaggtggccgcagaaattatttcctgcgctttttttcacttctgtgttgcttagatttttttgcacagggtatgtgttacggcagagaaacccAGACAAAATTGTTCAGCTGCATCCCCTGGTTATGAAATATATAGAActctatagggtagtattttttatacttttggcATAACGGGTTTGAGGGTATATCCTGCCCTCCAATGACCTTCCGGGCgatgtcagcagtgacgcgaccTGGAAGGGAATGCGTGATCGGGCATTTAAAACTGTTTtccgatgccggcttctgctgacagaggggagcttgacagcctgatctcccgtgtagcggcagggatgtgtccctgccgctgcaagaaggtcaggacgtaccagtacatccataggggtttcttgagatgcgttttatggacTACCGGTATATCCATAGGGGACTAAAGCGGTTAAGCATATATTGTTTGGTTTGTAGTGGTTAACCTAGGCCTCAAGGGCATCACTGACTCAGAATATCGATTGTGTCTACAGCTTTTGAAGGCTATGTTTGGACTGccctaaataaagtaaaaataaccaagacaaaaaaaaagtacgtataaaaacctttttaacCTACTGTCATAACAGCAGCGATCCTTTTGGCAATGGTTGGGGTGATTTGAAATGCATGTGCAAGTCTCCAACCCTGAAGATCAAATATAGCCTTAATACCATTCCTCTGTGTCTCAGCATCCTTTACTAAGAGTTCAGAGGTTATAAGGCTCACCCGAAACACTTCATAGGCACTGAACTCTTTAGGGTCCCATTGTTCTGGAAAACAATTGGTTCACTGTGGTTATATTGTCACATTTTGATAttgtaaccccttaagaacaatgggttgtccttaaacccattaaaacaatgcattgtgagcctgtacatgttgATGTGTGATCAAGGGATTGAATAATGCAAGTGGCTCCGTGGAGAAACAAAGTTTCTACACTTCTTTCTCTACGGTTCCTTTTGCATTATTCTGGCATTCTCCCTCAATTGGAGGAATGAGGAAGAGGCTCCACTCTGTTACAGTGGCAATACACCAGAATAATGCAGTTTTTACACTTTCCCTGTGGAtacgtctgcattattctggcctggtGTAGTACTTCCATTCTCAACAGGGTGAAACCCCAGTGCCTTTCCTCCATTCTTCCAATCCGGAGAGAGAGTGTGCGCCCTATTGTGGGAGTACACAGAAGAGGACAGGATAATGCAGAGCAGAGCTGCAAGAAGAaatagaagaacaagaagtggaACTGCAGAGAAGGAGACAAAGAAGTGGAGACACAGAACCACTTAtcaaagaaggtagggaaacattaagaGATTGTGTGAGAGTTT encodes:
- the TTPA gene encoding alpha-tocopherol transfer protein isoform X2; the encoded protein is MSEDRADFHRENPELNELSDQSPVVQKAIEILRQKAQAETGHWPLGLSDDFLLRFLRARDFCIELAFKDSFPLKVRGIHLINEPLFFYPVFALIKPFLPEKIKQRVHLHGCNYLSSLHNHFSGNILPPEYGGTGPPMAELSEEWADYIMSSENYLLSISETI
- the TTPA gene encoding alpha-tocopherol transfer protein isoform X1 yields the protein MSEDRADFHRENPELNELSDQSPVVQKAIEILRQKAQAETGHWPLGLSDDFLLRFLRARDFCIELAFKLLKNYHKWRKECPEITADLQPSSLLNLFRSGYHGVLKSRDAYGSRVLIYRIEQWDPKEFSAYEVFRVSLITSELLVKDAETQRNGIKAIFDLQGWRLAHAFQITPTIAKRIAAVMTDSFPLKVRGIHLINEPLFFYPVFALIKPFLPEKIKQRVHLHGCNYLSSLHNHFSGNILPPEYGGTGPPMAELSEEWADYIMSSENYLLSISETI